In the Chlorobium limicola DSM 245 genome, one interval contains:
- the dsrE2 gene encoding sulfur carrier protein DsrE2, whose translation MADTKKLAIIASKGTLDWAYPPFILASAAAAMDMEAVLFFTFYGLPLLKKEIDLKVTPIGNPAMPMKMPFGSKDFQGINWPIPNIISGNVPGFDNMATMLMKETFKKKGVATIEELRGMCQESGVRFIACQMTMDVFGFERKDFIDGVEYGGAAMFLEYAADANMSLFI comes from the coding sequence ATGGCTGACACCAAGAAGCTCGCTATAATCGCATCGAAAGGCACACTTGACTGGGCCTACCCTCCGTTTATTCTTGCCTCCGCTGCGGCGGCCATGGATATGGAAGCGGTGCTGTTTTTTACTTTTTACGGCCTTCCGCTGCTGAAAAAAGAGATCGATCTCAAAGTCACTCCGATAGGCAATCCGGCTATGCCGATGAAAATGCCTTTCGGGAGCAAGGATTTTCAGGGCATCAACTGGCCCATTCCGAATATCATCTCCGGAAACGTTCCGGGATTCGACAATATGGCAACCATGCTCATGAAGGAAACCTTCAAGAAAAAAGGGGTCGCCACCATCGAGGAACTTCGCGGGATGTGCCAGGAGAGCGGCGTACGGTTTATCGCCTGCCAGATGACCATGGATGTTTTCGGTTTTGAGAGGAAGGATTTTATTGACGGCGTCGAATACGGCGGAGCAGCCATGTTCCTTGAGTATGCCGCCGATGCGAATATGTCGCTTTTTATCTGA
- a CDS encoding sulfurtransferase TusA family protein, whose product MSEFTVNRTLDCSGMNCPLPILKTKKEVDQMQSGEVLKMISTDSGSANDMASWSNRTGHKIVDSTTEGGTYTFYIQKS is encoded by the coding sequence ATGTCTGAATTTACAGTCAACCGTACGCTCGATTGTTCCGGAATGAACTGTCCGCTGCCGATTCTGAAAACCAAGAAAGAGGTTGATCAGATGCAGAGCGGCGAAGTTCTCAAGATGATATCAACGGATTCCGGTTCCGCAAACGACATGGCTTCATGGTCGAACAGAACAGGCCATAAAATTGTAGACAGCACCACCGAAGGCGGCACCTATACCTTCTACATCCAGAAATCCTGA